From the genome of Solidesulfovibrio carbinolicus, one region includes:
- a CDS encoding tyrosine-type recombinase/integrase: MASIKQRGPLQWQATIRKRGYPTTCKTFDTKAEADAWAKEIETEMNKSQFVSRKEAERYTLAECLDRFKNTHVQTLKNPQTEIYRIEGLKKRALSRRIMATIQSHDIAAFCEERLEEGVSANTIRLDLAILSKLFNLAKSKWNMRSLENPVQYFEKPKLPSGRDRRFEDDEEERLFEAIGDDFEFRACVTFALETAMRRGEIVKLKWKDVFLERQIARLADTKNGKPRTVPLQIPAVNALNSLPRHISGKIFPSYNAGQTLSKKMQKACKKAGIPNFRFHDLRHEAISRLFEETDLDVMEIKEITGHETLQMLARYAHLRTERLVKRLNGAKRGEAQAGA, from the coding sequence ATGGCGTCGATCAAACAGCGCGGACCGCTCCAGTGGCAAGCCACGATCCGCAAACGGGGCTACCCGACGACGTGCAAGACGTTCGATACCAAGGCCGAGGCCGACGCCTGGGCCAAGGAAATCGAAACGGAGATGAACAAGAGTCAATTTGTTTCGCGCAAAGAGGCCGAGCGCTATACTTTAGCCGAATGTTTAGATCGATTCAAAAACACCCATGTTCAGACCCTTAAAAACCCTCAAACCGAGATATATCGAATCGAAGGCCTGAAAAAACGCGCTTTGAGTCGTCGAATCATGGCAACTATTCAATCTCATGATATTGCCGCTTTTTGTGAAGAGCGCTTAGAAGAAGGCGTTTCCGCCAATACGATTCGTTTAGACTTGGCTATTCTCTCAAAGCTCTTTAATTTAGCAAAAAGCAAGTGGAATATGCGCAGTCTGGAAAATCCTGTCCAATATTTTGAGAAGCCGAAACTTCCTTCAGGACGCGACCGGCGTTTCGAGGACGACGAAGAAGAGAGGCTTTTTGAGGCTATTGGCGACGACTTTGAATTTCGCGCTTGTGTGACGTTTGCTTTAGAAACGGCGATGCGGCGTGGTGAAATAGTCAAGTTGAAGTGGAAAGACGTTTTTTTGGAAAGACAAATTGCGCGTTTAGCTGATACGAAAAACGGAAAACCTCGAACTGTGCCGTTACAAATCCCTGCTGTTAATGCGCTTAACAGTCTTCCTCGGCATATTTCAGGAAAAATATTCCCAAGTTACAACGCCGGGCAAACTCTTTCGAAGAAAATGCAAAAGGCGTGCAAAAAAGCCGGCATCCCGAATTTCCGCTTCCATGACTTGCGTCATGAGGCTATCAGCCGACTTTTTGAAGAGACAGACTTGGATGTTATGGAAATCAAGGAAATTACCGGGCATGAAACGCTGCAAATGCTGGCACGGTACGCGCATTTGCGAACAGAGAGACTTGTCAAACGCTTGAACGGTGCAAAGCGTGGAGAAGCCCAGGCCGGGGCATAA
- a CDS encoding L-2-amino-thiazoline-4-carboxylic acid hydrolase, whose protein sequence is MSAMIPSEVTLLERRRIEAAMLADVYAVLVERLGRDAALAVIEDTVARAARAAGQAFAALAPGGPNLAHFATVSAIWQRGGALEIVNERREPGRVSFDVARCRYAESYREMGLPEELAVRVSCLRDAAFAAGYSPCLTLDRPATIASGAKTCPFTFTWNDA, encoded by the coding sequence ATGAGCGCAATGATCCCGTCCGAAGTCACCTTGCTTGAGCGCCGCCGCATTGAGGCGGCCATGCTGGCCGACGTCTACGCCGTCCTGGTCGAACGTCTGGGCCGCGACGCCGCCCTGGCCGTCATCGAGGACACGGTGGCCCGGGCCGCCAGGGCCGCTGGCCAGGCCTTCGCCGCCCTGGCCCCGGGCGGGCCGAACCTTGCGCATTTCGCCACAGTTTCGGCCATCTGGCAACGTGGCGGGGCGCTTGAGATCGTCAATGAACGGCGCGAACCCGGCCGTGTGTCCTTCGACGTCGCGCGCTGCCGCTACGCCGAAAGCTACCGGGAAATGGGCCTGCCCGAGGAATTGGCCGTGCGCGTGTCATGTCTGCGCGACGCCGCCTTTGCCGCCGGCTACAGCCCCTGCCTGACCCTGGATCGCCCGGCCACTATTGCCTCGGGCGCGAAAACATGTCCTTTCACCTTCACCTGGAACGACGCATGA